The proteins below come from a single Drosophila kikkawai strain 14028-0561.14 chromosome 3R, DkikHiC1v2, whole genome shotgun sequence genomic window:
- the gpp gene encoding histone-lysine N-methyltransferase, H3 lysine-79 specific isoform X3 yields the protein MATPQVKDLVLRSPAGSSDVISFAWPLQIGHGQDKHDNGIDIIDTIKFVCDELPSMSSAFEETNLNQIDTACYKTMTGLVDRFNKAVDSIVALEKGTSLPAERLNKFAHPSLLRHILQLVYNAAVLDPDKLNQYEPFSPEVYGETSYELVQQMLKHVTVGKEDTFIDLGSGVGQVVLQMAGSFPLKTCIGIEKADTPARYAERMDVFFRQYMGWFGKRYCEYKLIKGDFLVDEHREKITSSTLVFVNNFAFGPTVDHQLKERFADLRDGARVVSSKSFCPLNFRITDRNLSDIGTIMHVSEIPPLKGSVSWTCKPVSYYLHVIDRTILERYFQRLKTKGGNDHDSVGTVRTTRDRAKREANVGQHHHHNNNHHNNINNHANNNHQREREQSNGSINTAGQQQQQQRHQSQSPANVSGGGGLTVAIGHPAAASKTRQQQQQQQRSLDMESSTESDGEATNGNGGNTTTATNTTSASNGPMTRKVWSDWCSSKGKSSQSDDEENNNSNSNGGSNGGGTAGPGAGGAVGRQARAATQKKRKKLTRKAAIASKSAAAAQREAEAAAAAAAASAAMASKDSSSKEDQPRAASAGPGRKGRLKKGARGRKSLKIVGLEALHTQTVLSTSLDAMTKKLPAAPGTVDQQLTALLTENMAHTELDIPTAPQDTPYALQILLDVFRSQYMTMIEQMKSSAYVPQVQKQIAQEQERMARLKNRANQLDKQIKVLINDSVALLKVRMNELGIHGNSSNDLIAQAKEIVHRHKDLQHTVNRMRNEVTFYEGEQKHLLKNQLKNLPEYQKLCGGVNGKVKLEVPPELSETTAQELVLKEIANTLSQRKKLYAQVSTIEQETTALQKTAEERSTAATLLAQGTNMMTVPTTAASASSSSSSSSSTSSSTTTSTPLSNPITVPTNNKINNVKNSRRSREHRARSQEWPEVPEVGKIQESNPEVLAQKIVETCRQIEAGKFQGGAAVPAYQVNGKNKVILEAQSQPPQAPPAAPAMSIKSSPGHHYKDSTLMPAPKQQQQQVTTPSSLLPKCELPGLSAGSRKQESPKVANFEDRLKSIITTALNEDQEQRSKAVDPIPSPSPLHSPAPKRSKQQQPGGGALNPTQSLHNIITVSTQGLMHLNANTTISPITPPLPGPGAGATASTAPPPPANLPYGAYGGAVGKVPGSSKYQQAAKEPKYAPPPPPPPPSSHMAALYSAGQQQTSTPADLAYQQRRRSSVSASSYEHFMVQQQQHQQQHALMLAAAAHAAQRQQMRVEEQQQQQHHHQQQQQQHHHHHQQQQQHLQQHRLQHQHLQHHHHHHPNEFKAPPADNLLLQRSSSREQLIVEPQQQQQPLELLPRASSANSDYGGYRIRPPSRPSSNSSQPDYTQVSPAKMALRRHLSQEKLSQHATPQATPPPPPPGQGGVTTAGTSGKTIGDLVNGEIERTLEISHQSIINAAVNMSTGGAHFMERTTFLNDRSNDQRLLINLNAQRPERVHVRPLSDESQEPHPTSYAQERGAGPQAASGGNSNLATLAHVAYVQKAQAGGGRANVGTAPPPASSHSSSARSGRDYQPVALPRAELKGSIEAYFHEEQQQQQQKQSKGSGSTGAAALRGTRLNGANPPLEGLAASLQDHVRARKYKEETEERQRRAAAAASSSSSAGVPPSGLEMAAHYAHQAPPAHSYHHHHHHHGASLNGTPHKVELGVKRSSPLAPHQQPPRPSKLAHYEPPPPQHHQAHLYANGQVLPPPPPAHDATTPSPTPSSSSSSCGRRSNSNNNGKMLVDPPLLMSPEINSLMGDERPLQLSHHSQQQQQQQMLHHHQSQQQQHHQQQLQQLRVPHLGHGHGHGHSTTPTLGGQRSNANAADDEGGKKTTKLTA from the exons ATGGCCACACCTCAAGTCAAGGACTTGGTGTTGCGCTCGCCCGCTGGCTCCTCCGATGTCATTTCCTTCGCCTGGCCCCTGCAGATCGGACATGGACAAGATAAACACGATAATGGCATCGACATTATCGATACCATCAAGTTTGTCTGCGATGAACTGCCATCGATGTCATCGGCCTTCGAGGAGACCAATCTCAATCAAATTGACACTGCCTGCTATAAGACTATGACCGGACTGGTCGACCGCTTCAATAAGGCCGTCGACAGTATCGTTGCGTTG GAAAAAGGAACTTCACTGCCCGCCGAGCGCCTGAACAAGTTCGCTCATCCTAGCCTTCTAAGACATATTTTGCAATTAGTTTACAATGCTGCCGTACTCGATCCGGATAAGCTCAACCAGTATGAGCCCTTTTCGCCGGAGGTTTATGGCGAGACGAGCTACGAGCTGGTGCAGCAAATGCTCAAGCACGTCACCGTCGGCAAGGAGGACACGTTCATTGATCTTGGCTCAGGAGTGGGCCAGGTTGTCCTCCAGATGGCCGGATCCTTTCCCCTAAAAACCTGCATTGGCATTGAGAAGGCAGATACGCCGGCGCGTTATGCGGAGCGCATGGATGTGTTCTTTCGCCAGTATATGGGTTGGTTTGGGAAGCGCTATTGCGAATACAAGCTAATCAAGGGCGATTTCCTGGTGGACGAACATCGGGAGAAGATCACCTCCTCGACGCTggtatttgtaaataattttgcCTTTGGGCCGACGGTGGATCACCAGTTGAAGGAGAGATTTGCGGATCTGAGAGATGGAGCGAGAGTTGTTTCCTCCAAATCGTTTTGTCCACTAAACTTTCGGATTACAGACAG AAACCTCAGCGACATCGGCACTATTATGCACGTAAGCGAGATTCCGCCCCTCAAGGGCTCTGTGTCCTGGACCTGCAAGCCCGTTTCGTATTATCTGCATGTGATCGATCGCACTATACTGGAGCGATACTTTCAACGCCTGAAAACGAAAGGCGGTAATGATCACGACAGTGTTG GAACTGTGCGCACCACTCGCGATCGTGCCAAGCGTGAGGCAAACGTTGGCCAGCACCACCATCACAATAACAACCATCATAATAACATCAACAATCACGCCAATAACAACCAtcagcgggagcgggagcagtCGAACGGATCCATTAACACCgctggccaacagcagcagcaacagcgccATCAATCGCAGTCGCCGGCCAATGTCAGCGGCGGTGGGGGACTAACGGTTGCCATTGGGCATCCAGCAGCAGCCTCCAAGACacgccagcaacagcagcagcaacaacgcaGCCTCGACATGGAGAGCAGCACTGAGAGCGATGGTGAGGCGACGAATGGCAATGGCGGCAACACCACCACGGCCACCAATACCACATCAGCCtcgaatggtcccatgaccAGGAAGGTGTGGTCCGATTGGTGCAGTTCCAAGGGCAAGAGTTCGCAGTCGGATGACGAGGAGAATAACAACTCCAATAGCAATGGAGGCAGTAATGGTGGTGGGACTGCTGGCCCCGGAGCCGGAGGAGCTGTTGGCCGTCAGGCTCGTGCTGCCACCCAAAAGAAGCGCAAAAAGCTCACCAGGAAGGCGGCGATAGCTAGTAAATCGGCAGCAGCTGCTCAAAGGGAAGCAGAGgcagcggctgcggcggcggcggcctcGGCAGCGATGGCCAGCAAGGACTCCAGCTCCAAGGAGGATCAGCCAAGGGCCGCCAGTGCGGGACCCGGTCGCAAGGGGCGCTTGAAGAAGGGAGCCCGGGGCAGGAAATCCCTGAAGATTGTTGGTCTCGAGGCGCTGCATACGCAAACGGTCTTGAGTACGTCCCTGGATGCCATGACCAAGAAGCTGCCAGCAGCGCCAGGAACAGTGGATCAACAGCTGACGGCCCTGCTCACCGAGAATATGGCGCACACGGAGCTGGATATACCGACGGCGCCACAGGACACACCATATGCCCTGCAAATCCTGCTGGATGTGTTCCGCTCGCAGTATATGACGATGATTGAGCAGATGAAGTCCAGTGCCTATGTGCCGCAGGTCCAGAAGCAGATTGCCCAGGAGCAGGAGAGGATGGCGCGGCTAAAGAATCGAGCCAATCAGCTGGACAAGCAGATCAAGGTGCTGATCAACGACAGTGTGGCCTTGCTCAAGGTGCGAATGAACGAGCTTGGCATCCATGGGAACTCCTCGAACGATCTCATTGCCCAGGCCAAGGAGATTGTGCACAGGCACAAGGATCTCCAGCACACTGTCAACCGGATGCGGAACGAGGTTACCTTCTACGAGGGCGAGCAGAAGCATCTGCTGAAGAACCAGTTGAAGAATCTACCCGAATACCAGAAACTCTGCGGCGGTGTTAATGGCAAGGTGAAGCTGGAAGTGCCACCGGAACTGTCTGAGACGACGGCCCAGGAGCTGGTGCTCAAGGAAATTGCCAATACGCTTAGCCAGCGAAAGAAGCTCTACGCCCAGGTGTCCACCATTGAGCAGGAGACGACGGCTTTGCAGAAAACGGCCGAGGAGCGGTCCACAGCAGCCACGCTTCTGGCGCAGGGTACCAACATGATGACCGTGCCCACCACAGCAGCCTCCGCCTCGTCttcgtcgtcctcctcctcgtcaacGTCCTCCTCCACTACCACATCCACCCCACTTTCGAATCCAATAACCGTgccaacaaataataaaataaataatgtaaagaACTCCCGACGCAGTCGCGAGCACCGAGCCCGCTCCCAGGAGTGGCCAGAGGTGCCCGAGGTGGGCAAGATCCAGGAAAGCAATCCCGAGGTGCTTGCCCAGAAGATCGTGGAAACCTGCCGTCAAATCGAGGCGGGCAAGTTCCAGGGAGGAGCAGCTGTGCCCGCTTACCAGGTGAATGGCAAGAATAAGGTAATTCTGGAGGCACAATCACAACCACCGCAGGCGCCGCCAGCTGCTCCAGCAATGAGCATCAAATCTTCACCTGGCCACCACTACAAGGACAGCACACTGATGCCCGCtcccaagcagcagcagcaacaggtgaCGACGCCCTCTTCCCTGCTGCCCAAGTGTGAGTTGCCGGGTCTGTCAGCTGGAAGTAGGAAGCAGGAATCACCCAAGGTGGCCAACTTTGAGGATCGGCTGAAGAGTATCATCACCACGGCCTTAAACGAGGATCAGGAGCAGCGCAGCAAGGCGGTAGATCCTATACCATCGCCCTCTCCGCTTCACAGTCCAGCGCCCAAGCGttccaagcagcagcagccgggcGGTGGAGCCTTGAATCCCACCCAGTCGCTGCACAACATCATCACGGTGTCGACGCAAGGCCTGATGCATCTGAATGCCAACACAACTATATCCCCGATAACGCCACCTTTGCCGGGTCCGGGAGCTGGAGCCACAGCCTCTACGGCGCCGCCACCGCCAGCGAATCTTCCCTACGGAGCCTACGGTGGGGCAGTGGGCAAGGTTCCGGGATCAAGCAAGTATCAGCAGGCAGCCAAGGAGCCCAAGTATgcgccaccaccgccgccgccgccgccatcaTCCCACATGGCAGCCCTGTACTCGGCGGGACAGCAGCAGACGTCGACTCCAGCGGACTTGGCCTACCAGCAGAGGAGACGCAGCTCCGTCAGCGCAAGCAGCTATGAGCACTTTatggtgcagcagcagcagcaccaacagcagcatgCCCTAATGCTGGCGGCAGCCGCTCATGCTGCACAGCGTCAACAGATGCGCGTCGaggaacagcaacagcaacagcatcatcatcaacagcagcagcaacagcatcatcaccatcaccagcagcagcagcagcaccttcAGCAACATCGCCTGCAGCATCAGCACCTTCAAcaccaccatcatcaccaTCCCAATGAGTTCAAGGCTCCGCCAGCTGATAACCTTCTTCTGCAGCGTTCCAGTAGCCGGGAGCAGTTGATAGTAGagccacagcaacagcaacaaccactGGAGCTGTTGCCTCGGGCCAGTTCCGCCAACTCTGACTATGGTGGCTATCGCATCCGTCCGCCCAGCAGGCCCAGCTCCAACTCTTCGCAACCGGATTACACTCAGGTTTCGCCCGCTAAGATGGCCCTGCGCCGGCATTTGTCACAGGAGAAGCTTAGCCAGCATGCAACGCCGCAGGCcacgccaccaccaccgccgccgggACAGGGAGGTGTCACCACAGCTGGCACCTCGGGAAAAACTATTGGGGATCTGGTTAATGGGGAGATTGAACGCACCCTGGAGATCTCACATCAGAGCATCATCAATGCAGCTGTGAACATGAGCACCGGCGGTGCCCATTTCATGGAGCGAACCACCTTCCTCAACGATAGATCCAACGATCAACGGCTGCTCATCAATCTGAATGCCCAGCGACCGGAGCGTGTTCATGTACGTCCGCTCTCCGACGAGTCCCAGGAGCCGCATCCCACCAGCTATGCCCAGGAGAGGGGAGCAGGTCCTCAGGCGGCGTCTGGAGGAAACAGCAATCTGGCCACTCTGGCCCATGTGGCCTATGTCCAAAAGGCGCAGGCAGGCGGAGGTCGAGCGAACGTGGGTACAGCGCCGCCTCCAGCCAGCAGCCACTCCTCGTCTGCTCGTTCGGGAAGGGACTATCAGCCGGTGGCCCTGCCACGCGCAGAGCTCAAGGGTAGCATCGAGGCCTACTTCcacgaggagcagcagcagcagcagcagaagcagtcAAAGGGCTCAGGATCAACAGGAGCGGCCGCCTTGCGGGGAACGCGACTCAACGGAGCCAATCCGCCTTTGGAGG GTCTAGCTGCTTCACTGCAGGATCACGTTCGTGCGCGGAAGTACAAGGAGGAGACCGAGGAGCGTCAACGCCGGGCGGCAGCCGCCGCTTCGTCATCGTCTTCTGCGGGAGTACCGCCCTCTGGCTTGGAAATGGCAGCTCACTATGCCCACCAGGCGCCGCCAGCCCATAGCtaccaccatcatcatcatcaccatggCGCCAGTCTTAATGGAACACCGCACAAAGTAGAGC TTGGAGTAAAACGAAGCTCGCCGCTGGCACCGCACCAGCAACCGCCGCGTCCCTCAAAGCTGGCACACTAtgagccaccgccaccgcagCACCATCAAGCCCATTTGTATGCCAACGGACAagtgttgccgccgccgccaccagcTCATGATGCCACCACGCCCTCACCGACGCCCTCTTCATCATCGTCGTCCTGCGGTAGGCGCAGCAATAGCAATAACAATGGCAAGATGCTGGTGGATCCTCCTTTGCTGATGAGCCCCGAGATCAACTCACTGATGGGCGATGAGCGACCACTGCAGCTGTCGCATCactcacagcagcagcagcagcagcagatgcttCATCACCACcaatcgcagcagcagcagcaccaccagcaacagTTGCAGCAGCTCAGGGTGCCACATCTTGGACATGGTCATGGTCATGGTCACAGCACCACCCCCACCTTGGGCGGACAGCGTAGCAATGCCAATGCCGCCGACGATG agggtggaaaaaaaacaacaaaactaaCGGCGTAA